GGAGCACGCCAAACTCATCGACTTCGGCCTCTCGGCCAGGCGCGGCGAAAGGCGCGCCACGCCCGGCGGCCTGGCCATCGGCACGCCCTTTTACACGGCCCCCGAGCAGGAAACCGACCCGGACAGCGCCACCGAACGCTCGGACCTCTTCTCCGTGGGCGTGATCTGCTGGCGGATGCTCACGGGCCGCCTGCCCGGCGAGCGGGCCGACGAGCGCCGCAAGCCCTCGTCCCTGGCCCCGGAGCTTTTCCATGCCTTTGACGAATTCCTGCCGCGCGCGGTCCATCCCGAGCCGGAACGGCGCTTTTCGAGCGCCGAGGACATGCAGATGGCCCTTTCCGACGCCCTGGACGACTGGCGTGCGGCCATGCGCGGCGCGTGCTCCCTGGCCGAGGAGGAGCCGCTTCGAGCCGACGCGGCGAACGTGCGCCCGCGCGAGACCCCGCGCAAGGTCGCGGCCTCCGAGGCCAGCCAGGCCTTTCCCCTGGACAGCCTGTGGCGGCCCCTGCCCGGACCAATACCCGAACTGAAGCTTTTGCGCCGCGACGGCGCGCGGCTGGTCGTTGACGCGGCCAACGGCCTGTGCTGGCAGCAGGGCGGCAGCCCGCAGCTTCTCACGCGCTTTGAGGCCGAAGAGTACTGCGCCAAACTAAACGAGACGCGCTTCGCGGGCCGTTCGGGCTGGCGGCTGCCCACAGTGGAGGAGCTTTGCCTCATCATCCGGCGCGGCGACGGGGCCGACGCCTACTGCGCCGATCCGCTCTTCGACCACCGCCAGAAGCGGCTGTGGAGCGCGGACGCCAAATCGGGCCGCGCCTCATGGTGCGCCGACGCTGTGCTCGGCCACGTGACCCACATGGACAACGACTGCCTGGCGCACGTCAGGGCCGTATGCCGCACGGACGGCCCCGCGTGACCTGTCGCCGCTGCGCCGCCTGCTGCCGTGCGGCAGGCCCGGCCCTGCACGAGCAGGATCTGGACCTCGTTGGAACGGCCTTCGCCCTGGCCGATCTCATGACCCTGCGCGCAGGCGAGCCCGCCTTCGACCAGCCCGCTCAGGCCGTGCGGCCCCTTGCGGCCGAAATCGTCAAGCTCGCGAGCCTTAATCCCGAGGCCGGGCGCTGGGACTGCATCTTTCTCACGGAACAAGGCTGCGGCATCTACGCCTCGCGGCCGCTCGAATGCCGACTGCTCGACTGCCGCGACACCTCGGCCCTGGAAAACGCCTACGCCTCGGGCCGTCTGACGCGGCTGGACATTCTGCCACCCGAAAGCGCCCTGGCCGAAATAGTGCGCCTGCACGAGGAACGCTGCCCCATGGCCGAGGCCCTGGCTCTTTCGCGCGAGCACGGCATGGCGCATGCCCTCCTCGACGAGATGCTGGCCTTCGACCGCTCGCTGCGCGCGACCCTGGCCGAACGCGACCTCTCCCCGCCGCTCCTGCGCTTCCTGCTCGGCCGACCGCTCGACGCCGTGCTGCGCGCGGCCCAAACCGCCCCCGGCGCATTCGCGGCAAGGCCGTAGTCACATATTTTTCACGCCTCGCCGGGGAGGGGGCATTCGGAAAGGTCAGGCCCCAGGTGCTGCTGGCCCGTGGATTCCAGCACCGCGCGCCAGTAGTCGGAGCGGATGTTGAGCCGTTTCTGGGCCGAGGTCACGAGGTGGAAGGGCAGATGCACGTAGCGGTCCTGCACCCTGGCCACGACCATGCCCGTCTTGCCCGCCATGCCCGCGTGCACCGCGTTCTGTCCCAGAAAGCCGCAATAGACGCGGTCGTTGGCGTTGGCCGGAACCGAGCGGATGATGTAGCTTGGGTCGATGAACTTGAGGGTGTAGGGGACATTGGCCGTGTTCAGGTGCTCGTCGATGGCCGAGCGCAACAGGCCGCAGATGTCGGGCAGCCTGAGGTTGCCCGAGGCGTCGCGCTCGCCCGAGGCCCGCACCAGGTGCTGGCCCGCGCCCTCGGCGACCACGATGACCGCGTGATGGCGGGAGGTGAGGCGCTGCGTCAGGGCGCTGAGAAGGCCTTTCTCGCCGTGCAGTTCGAAGGGGTATTCGGGGATCAGGACGAAGTTCACTTCCTTGAGGGCCAGTACGCTCTGGGCGGCGATGAAGCCGGAGTGCCGCCCCATGAGCTTGACCATGCCGATGCCGTTCAGCGCGCCCAGGGCCTCGGTGTGGGCCGAGCGGATGGCGCGCGTGGCCTGCTCCACGGCGGTGTCGAAGCCGAAGGAACGGGTGATGAAGTTGACGTCGTTGTCGATGGTCTTGGGCACGCCGACGACCGAGACCAAGAGGCCCCGCCGCGCGACCTCGGCCTGGATGGCCGCGGCCGCCTTCATGGAGCCGTCGCCGCCGATGACGAAGAGGATGCCGATGTTCATACGCTCCAGCGCGTCCACGATTTCCTCGGGCGGTTGCGGCCCGCGCGACGAGCCGAGCAGGGTGCCGCCGAACTCGTGGATGTCGGTCACGCTGTCCGGGGTGAGCTCCATGATGTCGTGGTGGTAGCGGGGGATGAAGCCTTGCAGACCGAAGCGGATGCCGAAGCACGCGGCCACGTCGTAGGCGTGGTAGGCCTCCATGACGATGGCGCGGATGACGTCGTTGATGCCGGGGCACAGCCCGCCGCAGGTGACGATGGCACATTTGGTCTTCTTGGGGTTGAAGAAGACCTTCGCGCGCGGCCCGGCCAGTTCGAAGGAAAGCGCCAGGTCCTCGTTGCCCGAAAGCCCGGAGACCTCCTCGTCGGTCAGTTCGATGCGCACCCGCGCCGCGTCGTCCATGAAGCGGCAGTAGCCGAGCGGGTTGTCGAACGCGCCCGCGCCCAGGCGGGGGATGGTCGTGTCGTGATCGACCGGGGCCGACGAGGCCGCCGGAGAAGTCGTGGCCTTGGTGGTGGATTTGCCGCGCGCGGCCATGCGGTGCTCCTTGCGCCGTTGAGGTCGTTTCAGCGAAGGGCATTGTGACCCGTGGCGGCGGCAATGGCAAGTCCGGCGCGGGAGTCACGCGCGGCGGGCGGGGTACAAGGGGCGGTTCGCCGGGCGCGGCGACTACTTGGAGCGGGACTCGCCCGCGTTGTCCATGTAGTAGCCGACCTTGGCCCTGGGGTTCAGGTAGGTGAATATCTCCTTGGGCAAGTGCGTGGGGTGGATGGACTTGACGACCGAGAGGTCGGGGTCCTCCTCCATGTCGAAGATGATGGCCTCGTCGCGCGGCACCTCGGGATCGTAGATCAGAAGCGACGGCTTGAGCGGGTTTCGCTGGTTGACCGCGATGACGAGCCCGATGATCTCGTTGGAAAGCTGGACGATGGTTCCCGGCGGGTAGATGCCCAGGCAGCGGATGAAGCTCGCGAAGACCTGCATGTCGAGCTTGGTCTTCATCTTGCCGAACATGGCGGCCATGGCCTGGTACGGCGTAACGGCCTTGGTCTGATCCGGGTGGTTGACCAAGTTGTCGTAGATGTCGCAGATGGCCGCGATGCGGGCCGTTACCGCTATCTTCGCCCCCTTCAGGTGCATGGGGTAGCCCGAGCCGTCCATACGCTCGTGGTGCTGGTAGATGACCCGCAGCGCGGGGTCCGTGAAGCCGCCCGCCTTGACCGCAATCTCCACGCCGTATTTGGGGTGCATCTGGATGAGTTGGATCTCGGCCTTGGTGTGCGTGGGTTTGCGCAGGATCTTCTTCTCGATCTTGTTCTTGCCGATGTCGTGAAACATGGCCCCAAGGCCGAGCGCCTTGAGGTCCTCGGGGGACAGGCCGAACTCGCGGCCAAGCATCATGCCCAGCACGGCCACGTTCAAAGAGTGGTAGAACAGCCCCTCGTCCGTGGCCTTGGAGTCCATAAGATGAACCACGGCGTCACGCTCGTCCAAAAAGACGTCCGCCATGTCCGAGACGAGCGCCTGGGCATTCTGCACGGCCTCGCCCGAGCCGGCCATGATCCCGGTCATCATCCCGGGCACGGCGGCCAGCGACTTGCGGTAGTTCTCCTCGCAGCGTCTGATCTCCTCACGCTTCTGCTTCAACCGTTCGATGCGCTCCTTCTTGATGGCCCACATCTTCTCCAGGGCCGGATCGGGCTGCTTCTTGACCTTGGGTCCCTGTTCGGACGGCTTGGCGGCCTTGGGCGCGTCGGGCAGGCGGTCGGATTTGGCCGGGACGCAGATGACCTCCTCCACACCGCTCTCCTTGAGGGTACGGATCTGTTCCTCGGACTTGATCTTGAACTTGTTGAAGAGGAACGGGTGGTTGAACCAAGCCCCGTCGAGCTTGATGAAGACGCCCGGCTGGAGCTGGTCCACATGGACCCGGTACTCCGGTATGCTGAATTTGCCCATTGCGGTATGTATATCCTTTTTTCGTGCTTGAGGCAGGAGGATAGGCCCTGCCTCGCGTCATGGCAAGACCATGGAACGGCAGGAAAAAACGTCATGGTCTGCACGCGCGCCCCAAAAGGGCGAATCGCGCTTTCAGGAGCCTTGGTCGTCCCTGACCAGCACCCCATCGCGGTTTTGCAACTCGGGATGGATGTCGCGGTGCATCTCCTCCACGACCCGCAAGACGCCCTGGCCCAGGTCCATGTGCAACGGCGGCGCGTATTTTCGGCCCATGCGCGGACTGAAAGAGTAGGGCGTGATCTCGTAATGGGCGGAACTTTTCTCGGAGAAGAACTCGAAGCGCACCTCGCCGCCGAGGATCTCGCCGATCATCTTCATCACGTCGCCCACACGCATGGCCTGATGCCCCGTGAGCACCACACGAGCGTTGGCGAACT
The sequence above is a segment of the Alkalidesulfovibrio alkalitolerans DSM 16529 genome. Coding sequences within it:
- a CDS encoding protein kinase domain-containing protein; its protein translation is MRRIGKYEILGLLGRGGMGRVYKVRLPVAGRMLALKLLAPDETLTAILGETEVRRMFTEEAALIGGLRHPRVAAVTDFDHDARGRPFYCMEFFCRNLGVILGESYRAEEPARALPVETAARLALETLDGVALLHAKGLLHRDLKPFNVMLDDEEHAKLIDFGLSARRGERRATPGGLAIGTPFYTAPEQETDPDSATERSDLFSVGVICWRMLTGRLPGERADERRKPSSLAPELFHAFDEFLPRAVHPEPERRFSSAEDMQMALSDALDDWRAAMRGACSLAEEEPLRADAANVRPRETPRKVAASEASQAFPLDSLWRPLPGPIPELKLLRRDGARLVVDAANGLCWQQGGSPQLLTRFEAEEYCAKLNETRFAGRSGWRLPTVEELCLIIRRGDGADAYCADPLFDHRQKRLWSADAKSGRASWCADAVLGHVTHMDNDCLAHVRAVCRTDGPA
- a CDS encoding YkgJ family cysteine cluster protein, which translates into the protein MTCRRCAACCRAAGPALHEQDLDLVGTAFALADLMTLRAGEPAFDQPAQAVRPLAAEIVKLASLNPEAGRWDCIFLTEQGCGIYASRPLECRLLDCRDTSALENAYASGRLTRLDILPPESALAEIVRLHEERCPMAEALALSREHGMAHALLDEMLAFDRSLRATLAERDLSPPLLRFLLGRPLDAVLRAAQTAPGAFAARP
- a CDS encoding ATP-dependent 6-phosphofructokinase → MAARGKSTTKATTSPAASSAPVDHDTTIPRLGAGAFDNPLGYCRFMDDAARVRIELTDEEVSGLSGNEDLALSFELAGPRAKVFFNPKKTKCAIVTCGGLCPGINDVIRAIVMEAYHAYDVAACFGIRFGLQGFIPRYHHDIMELTPDSVTDIHEFGGTLLGSSRGPQPPEEIVDALERMNIGILFVIGGDGSMKAAAAIQAEVARRGLLVSVVGVPKTIDNDVNFITRSFGFDTAVEQATRAIRSAHTEALGALNGIGMVKLMGRHSGFIAAQSVLALKEVNFVLIPEYPFELHGEKGLLSALTQRLTSRHHAVIVVAEGAGQHLVRASGERDASGNLRLPDICGLLRSAIDEHLNTANVPYTLKFIDPSYIIRSVPANANDRVYCGFLGQNAVHAGMAGKTGMVVARVQDRYVHLPFHLVTSAQKRLNIRSDYWRAVLESTGQQHLGPDLSECPLPGEA
- a CDS encoding HD-GYP domain-containing protein, with product MGKFSIPEYRVHVDQLQPGVFIKLDGAWFNHPFLFNKFKIKSEEQIRTLKESGVEEVICVPAKSDRLPDAPKAAKPSEQGPKVKKQPDPALEKMWAIKKERIERLKQKREEIRRCEENYRKSLAAVPGMMTGIMAGSGEAVQNAQALVSDMADVFLDERDAVVHLMDSKATDEGLFYHSLNVAVLGMMLGREFGLSPEDLKALGLGAMFHDIGKNKIEKKILRKPTHTKAEIQLIQMHPKYGVEIAVKAGGFTDPALRVIYQHHERMDGSGYPMHLKGAKIAVTARIAAICDIYDNLVNHPDQTKAVTPYQAMAAMFGKMKTKLDMQVFASFIRCLGIYPPGTIVQLSNEIIGLVIAVNQRNPLKPSLLIYDPEVPRDEAIIFDMEEDPDLSVVKSIHPTHLPKEIFTYLNPRAKVGYYMDNAGESRSK